The Zhongshania aliphaticivorans genome contains the following window.
CGCTTGGGTTTTTTAAATTCTGCGGTGAAAAATGAAGTGGGTGGCTTGCTGGCGGCCGATCAACTTGAGGTGCTCAAGGGCATTGTGGCGTGCGAGCAACCAAGTTTAGTATTTTTGCATCATCATTTGCGGGCTCTTGGGTGTGCGTGGCTGGATGAGCAGCGAGTTGCCAATGCTGACGATGTGTTTGCTATTGCTGATGCAGGTCCGCAGCTGAAGGCCTTTGTTTCTGGGCATGTTCATCAACACTCTGAAATGGTATTTCAAAATAAAGGCTTGTTAACAACGCCGTCTACGTGCATTCAATTCGCTCCAGATAGTGATTCTTTTGCGCTTGATGACAGTAATCCCGGCTATCGAATATTTTGGTTGGCGGAAAATGGTCAATTTCAAACAAGAGTGTCGAGGGTAAAAGGTGTAACATTCACGGTCGACAATCTGGCAAGTGGTTACGAATGACAGCAGGGCTTATATATATTCACGGGTTTATCTCATCGCCTCAGTCTGTAAAAGCACAGCAGTTGGGGCAATATATTGCAGAGCAGTATCCTAGTATTCACTATATGGTGCCGTCCTTGTCGAATACGCCGGCAGCTGCGTTTCAGCAATTAGATCAATTAGTACAAGATTTTTTGCAGAATAATACCGGCCCCTTAGGGTTAGTTGGCAGCTCTATGGGGGGCTTTTTTGCCACGGCGTTGGCTGAGCGATATCGTCTCCCTGCGGTACTCATCAATCCAGCAGTGCAACCTCATACATTTGGTGAGCATTTTATTGGTGATCATCACAATCCGTATACGGGGGTGGATTTTAGTTTGGGGCTGCAAGATATTGCCGACCTAGAATCGCTACTGGTAAAACCCGATACTGGGCGTTATTGGCTGATGGTCCAAGAGCAGGATGAAACATTGGATTATCGCGATGCCGTAAAATTTTACAGTCGTAGCCAAATGACGGTGGAGCCCGGAGGTGATCATAGCTTCCAGCATTTTGAACGCCACTTGGCGGCTATAGTCACTTTTTTGCAGTTACATCCTACGGCTGGGTAGTTTGGTCAACAACACATATTATTGTTTCCATTCTTTGCTAAGCGTGGAAACGTAGATTAATTCGTCGATGCGGCAAAGCCGCTAACAATGGTTTTAGATGTCACAATATAATTCACAATCTATAGAAGTCCTGACCGGTTTAGAGCCGGTGCGCAAGCGTCCTGGTATGTATACCGATACCACTAGGCCTAATCATTTAGCTCAGGAAGTGAT
Protein-coding sequences here:
- a CDS encoding YqiA/YcfP family alpha/beta fold hydrolase; amino-acid sequence: MTAGLIYIHGFISSPQSVKAQQLGQYIAEQYPSIHYMVPSLSNTPAAAFQQLDQLVQDFLQNNTGPLGLVGSSMGGFFATALAERYRLPAVLINPAVQPHTFGEHFIGDHHNPYTGVDFSLGLQDIADLESLLVKPDTGRYWLMVQEQDETLDYRDAVKFYSRSQMTVEPGGDHSFQHFERHLAAIVTFLQLHPTAG
- a CDS encoding metallophosphoesterase; translated protein: MTLSAQKNTRPLTVVQISDCHLGAHQGDSLLGMDTDHSLEAVLATIASECPVIDLLIVSGDIAAHGDAASYQRLLARLDGVASQMVWLPGNHDDADLMLSVAGEKLMPSELELGGWRLGFLNSAVKNEVGGLLAADQLEVLKGIVACEQPSLVFLHHHLRALGCAWLDEQRVANADDVFAIADAGPQLKAFVSGHVHQHSEMVFQNKGLLTTPSTCIQFAPDSDSFALDDSNPGYRIFWLAENGQFQTRVSRVKGVTFTVDNLASGYE